One genomic region from Magallana gigas chromosome 3, xbMagGiga1.1, whole genome shotgun sequence encodes:
- the LOC105340198 gene encoding chloride intracellular channel protein 4, whose product MNGQSESMPSNHVELYVKAGKDGESYGANVFCQRFYMILDIKAKHGTLTYDVITINMARPPPDFKRLANRLPVLKHNDEILVDNDEILQYIDEHFPFPSLKYDNMTAHSVCLDVFAKFSYYIKQVSHGPEALLKELQAVNDYLETNTNKFMCRDELCHLDCLMLPKFQHIRVAAKAFKDFEIPDDMVGLWKYLKLAYENDTFRKTCSSDQEIVHEWESKAGIPPLSESKKKIYTMDGYVEPQFSMNVPDVVSTNGE is encoded by the coding sequence ATGAATGGACAGTCAGAATCCATGCCTTCTAATCATGTAGAACTTTATGTGAAGGCTGGAAAAGATGGAGAAAGCTATGGAGCCAATGTCTTCTGCCAGAGGTTCTACATGATTCTGGATATCAAAGCCAAGCATGGAACCTTGACATATGATGTCATCACCATCAACATGGCCAGACCACCTCCAGATTTCAAACGATTAGCAAATCGACTTCCAGTCCTCAAACATAATGATGAAATTTTGGTGGATAATGATGAAATCTTGCAGTACATTGATGAGCATTTCCCATTTCCATCTTTGAAGTATGATAACATGACTGCACACAGCGTCTGTTTAGACGTCTTTGCAAAGTTTTCCTACTACATCAAGCAGGTTAGCCATGGACCAGAGGCTCTCTTGAAAGAGTTGCAGGCAGTAAATGACTACTTAGAAACCAATACTAACAAATTCATGTGCAGAGATGAGCTGTGTCATCTTGATTGTTTAATGTTACCAAAATTTCAACACATTCGGGTAGCTGCAAAAGCTTTTAAAGATTTCGAAATTCCAGATGATATGGTCGGGCTTTGGAAATATTTGAAACTGGCCTATGAAAACGACACTTTCCGAAAAACCTGTTCGTCAGACCAGGAAATAGTTCATGAATGGGAGTCCAAAGCTGGAATTCCCCCCTTGTCCGAATCAAAGAAGAAAATTTACACAATGGATGGATATGTTGAACCCCA